AGATTCAAAAAAAATTATTGATGCTATGCAGGAATCAAGAGATGCCAAGACAAGACTTGATAACCAGGTAACAGAATGGCAGCTTGAGCTTACAAGATTGCAGGACAGCTTAAAAATTATTAAGGATGATTACGATAAGAAAAAACTGATTCTGACTGACGCATTAAAAACTCAGTTTGAAACCGATATAAAGAGACTTGATGATGCAATTACAAATTTTAAAGTTCAGAAGTTCGGCGAGAATGGCGAATACTTCCAGAAGCAGGTTGAGTTTATGAAACCTGTTCAGGATAGAATTTTTCTTGCTATAGAAAAAGTTGCCAAGGAAGACGGCTTTGATTATGTTTTCGATAGAAGCAGTGAAATACTTCTTTTATATGTAAACGAGAAATACGATTTAACTGCAAAGGTACAAAAAATTGTTGAAGGCAAATAAATTGCTTTATATTTAAGTGTTCTACTCAAAAGTTATAAATGAAACTATCAGAGATTGCAAAAATATTAAATGCTGATTTCGATAAATCGAAAGACATTGAAATAAAAAGAATCTCAAAGATAGAAACTTCCGAATTAGGCGATATTTCTTTTATCGCTAATCCCCAATACGAAAAATATTATCAGACTACAAATGCTTCGGCATTGATCGTTAACAAAGATTTCACTCCGGAAATTTTAAGAGATGAAATTACTTTGTTAAAAGTTGATGACTCCTATAACTCATTTGTGAAAATTCTTGATGAGTTTTCCAATGGATTTACCTCAGATAAAACCGGCATTTCTGATAAAGCATCAATAGAAAAAAATTGTATTTTAGGCAAAGATATTTTTATTGATGACTTTGTATCAATCGGTGATAACTGCACCATTGGAAATAATGTGAAAATTTTTTCCAACTGCTCGATTGGTGATAACGTAAAAATTTCAGATGGCACTACAATTTACTCAGGAGTTACAATTTATAACGATTGTGAGATTGGAAAGAACAATATAATTCATTCCAATACAGTAATAGGAAGTGACGGCTTCGGTCAGGCAAGACAGAATGACGGTTCATTCAAAAAAATTCCGCAGATTGGAAATGTTGTTACTGAGGAAGATGTTGAAATAGGAAGCAACTGTTCAATAGACAGAGCGACTTTAGGAGAAACGAGAATATGCAAAGGTGTAAAGCTGGATAATCAGATACAAATAGCGCACAATGTTATCATAGGAGAAAATACAGTTATTGCAGCGCAGACAGGTGTTGCAGGCTCAACTAAAATCGGCAAGAGATGTATGATTGGCGGGCAGGCAGGAATAGTAGGACATATAGAAATTTGTGATGATGTAATCATCGGCGCTTCAGTAGGAGTATCAAAATCTATTACTAAACCCGGTGTTTATTTAGGATACAGAGCTAAGCCGCAGTCAGAAGATTTGAAACAGGAAGTAAGAATAAGAAATCTCGATAAGCTCGAAAAAAGAATTAAAGAACTGGAAACAATTATAAAAAATTTTACCCCAAAATAAGAGATGTTTGAAAAACAACGAACAATAAAAAATGCGATTACACTTTCCGGTGTTGGATTACACACTGGAAATAAATCGAACATGACTTTCAAACCTGCTCCCGAAGATTTCGGAATCAGATTTAAAAGAACTGACATAGAAAATTCACCTGAAATTCCGGCAGATGTTGACCACGTAACGGATTTATCACGTGGAACAACAATCTCTGTTGACGGAGTAGAAGTGCATACAGTTGAGCACGTGCTTGCCGCAATTATGGGATGTGAAGTTGATAATCTTTTGATTGAGCTGGATTCAAACGAAGTACCTATTATGGATGGCAGCGCAAAAGCTTACGTTGAGACTTTACAGAAAGCAGAGTTTGTTGAGCAGAGCGCAAACAAAGATTATTTAATAATTGAAGATACAGTTCACTATCAGGATACAAAGAACAATGTTGATATAGTTGCGCTTCCTTTGAAAGATGACTTCAGAGTTTCGGTAATGATTGATTTTAACAACCCTGCTTTAGGCGTTCAGCATACGGGATTGTTCAGCATGCAGAAAGAGTTTGCAGAGGAGTTTGCTCCATCCAGAACATTTTGCTTCTTAAGCGAAGTCGAAATGCTGAGAGCAAATAATCTTATCAAGGGGGGCGATATTGATAATGCAATAGTAATAATGGATATGGATTTATCTGATGAAGATTTTGAAAGCATGAAGAAAAGATTAGGCATTGAAAAAAGTGTTATCATGGGTTCAAACGGAATTTTAAACAACAAAGATTTAAGATATAAAAACGAACCTGCAAGACATAAGCTTCTGGATTTAATCGGTGACATGGCTTTAATCGGTGCTCCTATTAAAGGTCAGATACTTGCAGCACGTCCCGGGCACAGAGCAAACGTTGAGTTTACAAAAATGCTGCGCAAGCTTTATCTTCAAAAGAAGCTTGAGAAGAAATATCAGATGATGAAGTCAGCAAAAGGTGTTTATGATATTGAAGCTATCTTAAAAATTCTTCCTCACAGATATCCGTTTGTAATGGTTGATAAAATCATTGAGATTGAAATGGGAAAAAGAATTGTCGGAGTAAAAAATGTAACTATAAATGAGCCGTTCTTTCAGGGACATTTCCCGGGAAAACCTGTTATGCCCGGCGTTATGATAATAGAAGCAATGGCTCAGACAGGATGTATTTTAATTTTGAATGAAATCGGCGATACATCAAATAAGCTTGGTTACTTTGCATCAATTAAAGATGCTAAGATGAAAAAACCTGTTGTACCCGGTGACCAGTTAGTGATTGAAATGGAACTGCTTTATTTCAGAAGCGGTATATGCAAGCTGAAAGGTAAGGCTTACAAAGGATACGTCGGCGGCGAAGTCGCATGTGAAGCAGAAATTACTGCTGCAGTTGTAGATAGATAAAAATTAAATCAATTTTGTATAAATAAAAAAGGCTATGAAAAATTTTCATAGCCTTTTCTTTTTATATAGAAAATAATTTGTTATTTATTGGTTAATGCTTCAACTCCCGGAAGTTTTTTGCCTTCTAAGAATTCAAGTGATGCTCCGCCGCCTGTTGATACGTGTGAAACTTTTTCATCCAGTCCTGCTTTTGCAATTGCGCTGGCTGAGTCTCCCCCGCCGATAATTGTTATTGCGCCTTTATCCGTTGCATCAGCTAAAGCTTTAGCAATTTGGAATGTTCCTTTTGCAAAGTTATCCATTTCGAATACTCCCATAGGTCCGTTCCAGATAATCGTTTTTGAATTTGAAATTTCGTCGCTGAAAGTTTTTATTGTATCAGGCCCGATATCCATTCCCATCCATTCGTTATGGTCATCAGGCAAAGCATCTGCTTTAAATACTTTTGATTCGGCAGTATTCTCAAATTTATCTGCGTAAACAACATCAGTTGGAAGTAATAATTTTTTATTCGATGACTTCGCTTTTTCAATCAACTCTTTTGCAAGTTCAACTTTATCTTCTTCTAAAAGCGATTTGCCGATATTATATCCCAAAGCTTTATAGAATGTAAACATCATCCCTCCGCCGATTAAAATCGAATCAGCCTTTGTCATTAAATTTTGTATAACGTCTATCTTCCCTGAAATCTTCGAACCGCCTAATATAGCACACAAAGGTTTTTGCGGATTATCAATAGCATCGGCAAGATAATTCAGTTCTTTTTCCATCAGATATCCTGCTGCGCATTCCTTAATGTAATGAGTAACGCCTTCAGTTGAAGCATGTGCTCTGTGTGCAGTGCCGAACGCATCGTTTACATATATATCACCATAAGATGCGAGCTTTTTTGCAAACTCTGCATCATTTTTTTCTTCCTCTTTATAGTATCTTAAATTTTCAAGTAATAATATATCACCGTCTTTCATTTCATTAATCATCTTGGGAACGTTTTCTCCTATACAATCATCAGCAAAAAATATTTTTCTTTGTAACTGATTTGATAAAAATTCGGCTACCACATCTAGTGAGTACTTCGGATTTTTTTCTCCTTTTGGTCTGCCAAGGTGACTCATGAGTATGCACTTTCCGCCGCGTGTGCAGATTGCAGCAATTGTGGAAAGAGATTCCATTATTCTTTTCGGGTCGGTAATTTCGCGGTTTGCGTCAAGCGGGACATTAAAATCAACTCTTACAAGTATTCTGTTTCCTTTAATTTTCTTTTGTTCGATTAAGTCGTTAATAGTGAGTTTGTTCATAGAAGTGTGTTGAAATTATGAAAATTAAAAATACTTATTCTAAAAAAGAAAATATATGGAGAAATGAATGAAAACCAAAGCCTGCGGTGAATTTCCGCAGGCTTACTATTAAAATCAGATATGATTTACCTGGATTGAAACCCTTACGCCGGAACCTGAGTTATAAAAATTCTTATAACCGTAATAATCTAAAAATCCATCTCTAATTGTATAAGCATACGCAGTATAATTTACTTGTGAGAGCGATAACGATTGAATAATGAACCTGCCGTCAGGATCTGTTACGCCAATTGTTTTAATAAAAGTTTCTCCCTGATAAATATCAATGTATGCCTTACAAACAGCCGGAGAAATTCCTACAGGTGTTAATTTCCAGACATAAAATTCCAGATCTGCGGCCCGGGTATTTTCTGAAATGTTTTCAGCTGCAGGTAAAGTTAAATCCCGGGAATTTTCTATGGGATTTGAGCATCCCGAAACCAACAAAACAAAAACTAAGAAAGAGGTAAGGGTTAGGGATAAGATGTAATGAAAAGTTTTCATATTCACTCCTAAAATAGTTTGTAACAATAATAGAGAATTCAAAAGTAAAATTACTTTTGCCGTTACTTATGAGAGTTATATGAGAGTGTTATAGATTGAAGGTTAATTTTGAGAGTAAGGGAAACACCGAATATAAATTATGAGAGTTATACAACAAGAGGATATTACCAATTGCGGATAAAAGCGGGGCTTTGCAGATATATTGTAATACGAAGTAAAAATTTAAAAGTTTTACTTTATTAACACCATTCTTTTAATGTCTCTGAAATCAATTGTTTCTAACTGATAGAAATATACTCCTGAAGATAATTTTGAAGCATCAAAACTGAATTCGTACCGGTCAGGCTCAAGCTGACTATTAACCAGAATTGAAACTTCTCTTCCTACTACATCAAATATTTTTAATGTAACAAATGACTGCTTAGGAATTGAGAAACTTATTTTTGTAACAGGATTAAACGGGTTCGGATAATTTTGTGATAACTTATATTCATTTGGAATTGAACCTGCAACAGGTGTTACACCCACAAAAAGAAAAGACTGTATGTTATCAATGAATACATTGTTTCCATAGCTGCTGTAAGCAGTAAACTTTACTTTGTTCGTTCCTAAAGGAAGCGGTAGAATTTTCGTTGCCCACTCACCATTTGAAGGAGCAGTGTATTCTCCGCTGCCTGATGCAGTTGTTAAATTATTAGAGCTGTTAATTCCCACCTGGGGTGTTTGCGTTGCAAATAAAGTTTTAAGTGAAATCCAGCTTGCACCATTGTCAGTTGATGTAAACACTCCGACTGAATCATTTGCCAATATGCCGCCGCCATCAACATAAAACCTGTATGCATAATCAAATTTTATATAATATGGTCCAGCTCCTATAGGAGGAAATTGATTGCTGATTAAAGACTGTGTTGTCCCAAAATCTGCAGACCAGAATTTAAACCTTGCTGACCCTGCACCTGTTCCAAAAGCGCTTGGTGTTTCCCTTGACCAGTATAATGCTCCTGCGTATTCCAGGCTCCAATATAAAGGCGGAAAATTTGTCTCAGCAAACGGCTGGTTTAACTGCAGAAGACCTGTGCGTTTAAATGTTATCTGCCTGTCAGGAGCTGTTGAATTTAATGAATCTCCCAAAGCATATGCTCTTGCTCTCCAGACTCCCGTAGATGAATCTCCGGCAGCTATACCTAAGCCTGATAGAATACTATCCAGACGTGAAACTCTTATCGAGCAATTAGTATCCAATCCTGAATTATCTGAAGTCAATTTTATTGTCGGAGGTTCTGAGTAAGTTCCGGAGTTTTTAAATAACCATTTGTAAGTTACGCCCGGACCTGATTTTCTCCATGAAAAAGTTATCAAACTTGTATCAACAGGCGAAGTTAAAATTGTTAGAGGACTCACAGGACTAACTAACGCAAATGGTGAGAGTGAAGCCTGCTGCCTTCTTAATGTGATTGTACGCGGTCCGTTGGTCGCTTTTATAGAATCTGTTCCGGGAGCACCAGCTCCTTTATATGCCCACACATCCCACTGACCGGCTGCAGAATCTGTTGCAGAGCCGTTATTGGTAAACCCGTTCGAAGCAAGAATATTATCTAATGCACCTAATGTTGTACTTATTGAATTTGTTGTTGAAGAAATAATTATTCTTCTCGGGGGAACTGCAGGGTTTCCAAAAATAAATTTGTACGAAGCTCCTGCCCCAGATGTATCCCATGATATAGTCACAGGTGTTGAAGAACCCGCTACTGTAACTATCCTTACATCAGATAAAGGCGACTGAAGATTGAATGCATTTAACTGTCTGTTTACAGCCGGTGGAATAATGAACGCATCGATTTCATTTCCTGATGAACCGAAATTACCTATGAGAGTTACTGACCCGTTTGAAGTATTGCATCGATATAATTTTCCTGCATCAGTATATGCGGCTAAAAAAAGTGAATCAGTCTCGGGGTCAAATGCCATTCCCTGAGCATAATTTATTGTGATTCCAAGGGCACCAATTAAAGTAGCTGCACCTGTAGTTTTGTTAATTAAATTAAGCGATGAAGTAGTTACATCGCAGCTGTACATTGCTCCTGAATTGTTTATTGCTATATCTATTGGAAATGTACTTCCAGTCATTGATGCTGCCTGAGTAGTAAGCGCACCGGTTGCAAGGTTAACTGTATATAATCTTCCTGACGCACCATCTGTTGATACTACATACATTACACTTGTATTTTTATCCCAAGCCATACCCGTAACAATATGGCCCGTACCAAGTCCTGATAGAGGCGCTATAGTACTTATGTTACCTGAAGCTGTGTCTATAGTAACCAGGTTTCCTGCGCCGGGTGCCGTGTATTCTAATGCGTAATAAATTCCTGATGTACTTCTCGCTGCTCCGAAAAGGGACCTCGATGAAGAAAAAAGCATGGTAAGACTTCCCGGTGTATTTAAAAATGATTTTACTACCCCTGTAGAACCATTTAATGCATCACCAAACCATCTACTCATATAACTCTGAACTGATGCGGATGGTTCTATATTAATTTGTTTACCCGGATTTGGATCTCTTAGAGCTGAATATATATTTTTATTCTGGGAAAATGAAATTCCGGAAATTGAAAGGACTATGACTGTAAGTAATAATATCGTAAAAATTCTCATAGAGCTATAACTTAGGGGTATTTAGGTAAATAATAGCGAAGAAAATATTAAATCTCAATCTAATATCCCTGTGCTAATATCTCTGTGCAAAAATACCTGTGTAAATATTTCTATGCCAAAATAAAAAAGCCCGTGCGTTCTTCACACACGGGCTTTACTAAAAATATATTTAAAGAATAATTACTTCACAAGCATCATTCTCTTTACATCGGTGAAATCAGCTGCTTGCAGCTTGTAGAAATATACACCTGATGCTAAAGTTGAAGCGTTGAAATCAACTGAATATACATTTGGAGTCATTTCCTGATTTACTAAAGTTACAACTTCTCTTCCGAGCATATCATAAATCTTTAATGTTACAAATGATTGTTTTGGAATTGAGAAATTGATCTTTGTTGTCGGGTTGAACGGATTTGGATAGTTCTGGTTCAACTCAAATTTATCAGGTGTTAAAGAAATAGGAGTACTGATTCCTGATATTCCGCCTGAAGTAACGTTATCAATATATAAGTTATTACCGTATGCGCTCTTTGCAATAAATCTAACTTTATTGGTTCCCACAGGCATTGCATAATATTTATTTGCCCACTGAGCTGCAGTTGGTGTAAATTGTGATGTAGATGAAACTGTTGACATTATAGGTGTAGAGTTTGAACCTGATGTCAAAGAAGTAGACTGATACATACCTACTAATCTTGTCCAGGTTGTACCTGCATCTGTTGAAGTTTCGATTACGCATGAATCAATTGCAGTAGCTGAATAATAAGCTGCGGCAACATCAAATTTTAAATAGTTAAGATTTGCAACTACAGGTGGAAATGTATTTGATGTTAATGTTTGCGGACCTGTTGTAGCAGTTGCTGTCCAGAAATCATATTTAGCTGAAGCTGTACTTCCTGTAGCACCGGTTGTTGCTCTTGTCCAGTATTGTGTTCCTGCACCGTCTAATGTCCAGAATAATGGCGGGAAAGCAGCATCTTCAAAAGTTTGATTCAATGGAAGCAATCCAACTCTTCTTAAAGTAATTTGTCTGTCAGGTGCAGTTGAGTTTAAAGAGTCTGTTGAATATGCTCTTACTCTCCATGTTCCTGTTACGGAATCTCCGGGAGCTACACCCAATGTTGCAAGTAAGCTATCTGCCTGAGAATTTCTTAATGTAAGTGTTGTTCCAAGTCCTGCGTTATCTGCAAGTAATCTTACTGTTGCAGGATCTGAATATGTTGCACCTTGTTTAAAGAGCCATCTGTATGTTGCACCTACGCCGGCTGAACCCCATGAAATTGTTACAGGTGATGGATCAGCAGGAGATGTAATGATTGTGATACCTGATGCAGGAGCAGTTAAAGCAAATGGAGACAATGTAACTTGTTGTCTTCTTAAAGTAATTGCTCTTGGTCCGTTTGTTGATTTTAATGAATCGGCACCTGAAGCTCCGGGACCTTTATATGCCCAAACATCCCATTGACCAACAGCTGAATCGGATGCAGAACCGTTATTTGTAAATCCGTTAGCTGCAAGAAGTATATCTAATGCACCTAAAGTTGTTGTAATAGAATTTGTTGTACCAGAAGGAATTGTAAATCTTCTTGGTGTTGTTGTCGGATTACCAAATACAAATCTGTATGTTGCACCTGTTGCTGATGTATCCCATGTAATTGTTACAGGAGTTGATGAGCCCGGTACAGTTACAATTCTTGCTCCTGCTGTAGGAGTTTGTAAATTGAACGGACTTAAAGGAGGAGCAACTGAACTTCCAAGGTCAATAATAATTACTCTATCAGGAGTACCTTGAACTAATCCGACCCATGTTCTCTTGCCGGGAACCAAATTTGTAACAACTTCACCGCCGCCTGATGCAAGCGGAGCACCTGTTGTTAATGGAACTGTAATATTAATTGGAGACCCAATTTGAGCGAGTGTAACAGCATTGTATTGTACTAATGCTGTACCTGTATTGGATGTTGGTGTCTGGTCTGTTCCAATCCATAGATAAGGACCTGTTGGGTTTGAATCATAACCAACTGAATATAAACCTGAAGCTGGTGTTGTAATTGACGCACCCGGAATGTTCACTCCGTTTGTATCAACGCATACTAACGGACCTGTGAAGGATGTTGTTCCTACCCAGAAACCGTTTCTTACAGGATCCCAGCAAAGTGCTCTTAAAGTTGCTGCACCACTGCATGTGATTGTCTTTACTACAGTTTTAGTAGCAGTATCAACACCGAAAATCTGGTTCGTTGTATTTACACCCCAGAGAAGACCTTTTGCAAAAGCCATATCTCTGAATGAACCTGTAGAGCCTGAAACAGTAAAAGAGTCTATTAATGTCCAGTTAGCTCTGATTCTGTAAAATTTATTTGCATTGAATTGGCTGATGATATAATATGAACCTGTCCACACAACTCCATAGGAAACTGCGTTTCCGGGTGTAAGAGAGTCAACATTATAATTTCCAATCAAGTCGCCAATGGCATCAAGATAGCTGCTATTAACCACCGGCTTCGAAGACGTAATACCGCTAACGAGAGAAGAAGGGTTAACGTCATTTAAAACTGAAGGTCTGATTTTACTATCCTGAGAATTTGCATTTAAAGCAAAAGCCAAAAAAGCAAACAACAATAAAAAAGTTTTTGAAAATTTCATAAATTTTCCTTTCTTAGTTTTAATTTGGTTTAGATGGGGTTTAATAAAATTGAGTATTTATTTTTTTTAATGCAATAGTAAAAAAAAGTTAAATTTTACTAACTGATTTTTTTTTAAAATTTGAATTAACAACAGCCTTTTATTAAAGGGTAAAAAAAAAGCCCTGCAAGCTCTTCGCCTGCAGGGCTTTCAAAATATATTTAATAAGAACTTCTTCTTATTTAATTAAGGACATTTTCTTTACTTCAGAGAAATTACCTGCTTCGAGTTTATAGAAATAAACGCCTGAAGCTAAGTTTGAAGCATTGAAATTATAATTATGTTGTCCTGCATTCAGGTTACCATTTACTAATGTGGCAACTTCCTTACCAAGCATATTGTAAACTTTCAGAGTTACAAATCCGTTTTGTGGAATTGCAAAGCTGATGCTTGTTGTCGGGTTGAATGGGTTAGGATAGTTTTGTGATAATGAATAGTTATCAACAACTGTATTTGGATTTGTTACACCAGATGCTGTACCGCCGTATTTAGAAATACCACCCAATGATTTTACAGCATATAAATATGGACTTCCTGTTCTTGCTGTTGTAATGTGATAGTAGTTTCCACCTGCTGGTGAAGTATAAGCTACTGTCCAAGCTGCACCATTGTTTGTTGTAACGTTAACTGTTGTTGCTTGTCTGGTCATGAATACTTTTGTATTGGAAGGTGTAATACCACTAATGTTACCTGTGCCGATAGATGTCATTGCTGACCAGCTGGTACCGCCGTTTGTTGTTGTGTTTAACTCAGCACCGCCTAAATAACCATTGGTTGGGCTTGAGAAATATAAAGAATAACCGTTAGCCTGGATAGCTGTACCTGCTGTCCAGCTTGTTCCAAAGTTAGTTGTTTTGTAAACGTTTGTGGTGTTTGTACCGATCCAGACATTATCACCAAGACCTGTCATAGCATTGTTCCAGCCGGCAGCAGTTGTTGTAATGTTTTGACCTGTTGAATCCCAGTTAGCGCCGCCGTTTGTTGTTCTCCAAACTTGTAATCTGCCGCCTACAGGGTCACCATACATAATACCGTTGTTAGCATCTTTGAAATAGAAACCGTCCATGAAACCACCGGTTTGTGTGAATACTTGTGTCCAGTTTGTACCGCCGTTTGTTGTTCTGTAAACAAATGTAGCACTAGCTGAAGATGAAGTTGTGATAGCAGTTGTTGCGCTGATACCCCAGATACAATACTGGTCATTTGCATCAGGAGATGTAACTGCTGCCCATGTACCGCCGTTTGTTGTTCTTAAAACTTTACCACCTGCACCGGCAATCCAGGCATTGTTTATGTCAGGAGCTGAAACAGAATATAAAGCTGTTGTAACACCTGATGTTTGTTCGTACCATGTTGTAGGATCAGGAGCAGGAGCTGCT
The genomic region above belongs to Bacteroidota bacterium and contains:
- a CDS encoding OmpH family outer membrane protein is translated as MAKLKIVLFFIVVLIGYSSLASAQTKVGYIDSKKIIDAMQESRDAKTRLDNQVTEWQLELTRLQDSLKIIKDDYDKKKLILTDALKTQFETDIKRLDDAITNFKVQKFGENGEYFQKQVEFMKPVQDRIFLAIEKVAKEDGFDYVFDRSSEILLLYVNEKYDLTAKVQKIVEGK
- the lpxD gene encoding UDP-3-O-(3-hydroxymyristoyl)glucosamine N-acyltransferase, with the protein product MKLSEIAKILNADFDKSKDIEIKRISKIETSELGDISFIANPQYEKYYQTTNASALIVNKDFTPEILRDEITLLKVDDSYNSFVKILDEFSNGFTSDKTGISDKASIEKNCILGKDIFIDDFVSIGDNCTIGNNVKIFSNCSIGDNVKISDGTTIYSGVTIYNDCEIGKNNIIHSNTVIGSDGFGQARQNDGSFKKIPQIGNVVTEEDVEIGSNCSIDRATLGETRICKGVKLDNQIQIAHNVIIGENTVIAAQTGVAGSTKIGKRCMIGGQAGIVGHIEICDDVIIGASVGVSKSITKPGVYLGYRAKPQSEDLKQEVRIRNLDKLEKRIKELETIIKNFTPK
- a CDS encoding phosphoglycerate kinase: MNKLTINDLIEQKKIKGNRILVRVDFNVPLDANREITDPKRIMESLSTIAAICTRGGKCILMSHLGRPKGEKNPKYSLDVVAEFLSNQLQRKIFFADDCIGENVPKMINEMKDGDILLLENLRYYKEEEKNDAEFAKKLASYGDIYVNDAFGTAHRAHASTEGVTHYIKECAAGYLMEKELNYLADAIDNPQKPLCAILGGSKISGKIDVIQNLMTKADSILIGGGMMFTFYKALGYNIGKSLLEEDKVELAKELIEKAKSSNKKLLLPTDVVYADKFENTAESKVFKADALPDDHNEWMGMDIGPDTIKTFSDEISNSKTIIWNGPMGVFEMDNFAKGTFQIAKALADATDKGAITIIGGGDSASAIAKAGLDEKVSHVSTGGGASLEFLEGKKLPGVEALTNK
- a CDS encoding bifunctional UDP-3-O-[3-hydroxymyristoyl] N-acetylglucosamine deacetylase/3-hydroxyacyl-ACP dehydratase, encoding MFEKQRTIKNAITLSGVGLHTGNKSNMTFKPAPEDFGIRFKRTDIENSPEIPADVDHVTDLSRGTTISVDGVEVHTVEHVLAAIMGCEVDNLLIELDSNEVPIMDGSAKAYVETLQKAEFVEQSANKDYLIIEDTVHYQDTKNNVDIVALPLKDDFRVSVMIDFNNPALGVQHTGLFSMQKEFAEEFAPSRTFCFLSEVEMLRANNLIKGGDIDNAIVIMDMDLSDEDFESMKKRLGIEKSVIMGSNGILNNKDLRYKNEPARHKLLDLIGDMALIGAPIKGQILAARPGHRANVEFTKMLRKLYLQKKLEKKYQMMKSAKGVYDIEAILKILPHRYPFVMVDKIIEIEMGKRIVGVKNVTINEPFFQGHFPGKPVMPGVMIIEAMAQTGCILILNEIGDTSNKLGYFASIKDAKMKKPVVPGDQLVIEMELLYFRSGICKLKGKAYKGYVGGEVACEAEITAAVVDR
- a CDS encoding choice-of-anchor J domain-containing protein produces the protein MKSKLIPTFIVLVLSLGIFLGFNIGSNEPGVSKTAPENYDNAQHVYPQVFSAGTVVYVDSLNGANDTTSLKARGYKPYYRGTGAQGLTATWFQGDGTTIPAYNGPATGCVYANYNVVTGTNNIDSWLVLPRLAGGIQAGDSLYFFQRSPAANPYPDSIRVMYSANDSVPEGSWTELGRFLTDISGNYSRKGFRAPTASANGRFAIRYCVVGGGPSGNNSNIISLDMITIERTAAPAPDPTTWYEQTSGVTTALYSVSAPDINNAWIAGAGGKVLRTTNGGTWAAVTSPDANDQYCIWGISATTAITTSSSASATFVYRTTNGGTNWTQVFTQTGGFMDGFYFKDANNGIMYGDPVGGRLQVWRTTNGGANWDSTGQNITTTAAGWNNAMTGLGDNVWIGTNTTNVYKTTNFGTSWTAGTAIQANGYSLYFSSPTNGYLGGAELNTTTNGGTSWSAMTSIGTGNISGITPSNTKVFMTRQATTVNVTTNNGAAWTVAYTSPAGGNYYHITTARTGSPYLYAVKSLGGISKYGGTASGVTNPNTVVDNYSLSQNYPNPFNPTTSISFAIPQNGFVTLKVYNMLGKEVATLVNGNLNAGQHNYNFNASNLASGVYFYKLEAGNFSEVKKMSLIK
- a CDS encoding T9SS type A sorting domain-containing protein, translated to MKFSKTFLLLFAFLAFALNANSQDSKIRPSVLNDVNPSSLVSGITSSKPVVNSSYLDAIGDLIGNYNVDSLTPGNAVSYGVVWTGSYYIISQFNANKFYRIRANWTLIDSFTVSGSTGSFRDMAFAKGLLWGVNTTNQIFGVDTATKTVVKTITCSGAATLRALCWDPVRNGFWVGTTSFTGPLVCVDTNGVNIPGASITTPASGLYSVGYDSNPTGPYLWIGTDQTPTSNTGTALVQYNAVTLAQIGSPINITVPLTTGAPLASGGGEVVTNLVPGKRTWVGLVQGTPDRVIIIDLGSSVAPPLSPFNLQTPTAGARIVTVPGSSTPVTITWDTSATGATYRFVFGNPTTTPRRFTIPSGTTNSITTTLGALDILLAANGFTNNGSASDSAVGQWDVWAYKGPGASGADSLKSTNGPRAITLRRQQVTLSPFALTAPASGITIITSPADPSPVTISWGSAGVGATYRWLFKQGATYSDPATVRLLADNAGLGTTLTLRNSQADSLLATLGVAPGDSVTGTWRVRAYSTDSLNSTAPDRQITLRRVGLLPLNQTFEDAAFPPLFWTLDGAGTQYWTRATTGATGSTASAKYDFWTATATTGPQTLTSNTFPPVVANLNYLKFDVAAAYYSATAIDSCVIETSTDAGTTWTRLVGMYQSTSLTSGSNSTPIMSTVSSTSQFTPTAAQWANKYYAMPVGTNKVRFIAKSAYGNNLYIDNVTSGGISGISTPISLTPDKFELNQNYPNPFNPTTKINFSIPKQSFVTLKIYDMLGREVVTLVNQEMTPNVYSVDFNASTLASGVYFYKLQAADFTDVKRMMLVK
- a CDS encoding T9SS type A sorting domain-containing protein, with the protein product MRIFTILLLTVIVLSISGISFSQNKNIYSALRDPNPGKQINIEPSASVQSYMSRWFGDALNGSTGVVKSFLNTPGSLTMLFSSSRSLFGAARSTSGIYYALEYTAPGAGNLVTIDTASGNISTIAPLSGLGTGHIVTGMAWDKNTSVMYVVSTDGASGRLYTVNLATGALTTQAASMTGSTFPIDIAINNSGAMYSCDVTTSSLNLINKTTGAATLIGALGITINYAQGMAFDPETDSLFLAAYTDAGKLYRCNTSNGSVTLIGNFGSSGNEIDAFIIPPAVNRQLNAFNLQSPLSDVRIVTVAGSSTPVTISWDTSGAGASYKFIFGNPAVPPRRIIISSTTNSISTTLGALDNILASNGFTNNGSATDSAAGQWDVWAYKGAGAPGTDSIKATNGPRTITLRRQQASLSPFALVSPVSPLTILTSPVDTSLITFSWRKSGPGVTYKWLFKNSGTYSEPPTIKLTSDNSGLDTNCSIRVSRLDSILSGLGIAAGDSSTGVWRARAYALGDSLNSTAPDRQITFKRTGLLQLNQPFAETNFPPLYWSLEYAGALYWSRETPSAFGTGAGSARFKFWSADFGTTQSLISNQFPPIGAGPYYIKFDYAYRFYVDGGGILANDSVGVFTSTDNGASWISLKTLFATQTPQVGINSSNNLTTASGSGEYTAPSNGEWATKILPLPLGTNKVKFTAYSSYGNNVFIDNIQSFLFVGVTPVAGSIPNEYKLSQNYPNPFNPVTKISFSIPKQSFVTLKIFDVVGREVSILVNSQLEPDRYEFSFDASKLSSGVYFYQLETIDFRDIKRMVLIK